Proteins encoded by one window of Dryocola sp. LX212:
- the fhuC gene encoding Fe3+-hydroxamate ABC transporter ATP-binding protein FhuC yields the protein MQDKHPHPDTTFSLSDVTFRVPGRTLLHPLSFTFPMGKVTGLIGHNGSGKSTLLKMLGRHQKQSDGEILLNDRPLDDWNSKAFARQVAYLPQQLPAAEGMTVRELVAIGRYPWHGALGRFGAADRELVEEAISLVGLKPFAHRLVDSLSGGERQRAWIAMLVAQDSRCLLLDEPTSALDIAHQVDVLALIHRLSQQRGLTVIAVLHDINMAARYCDHLVALRGGEMIAQGNPAEIMQSETLEHIYGIPMGILPHPAGAAPVSFVY from the coding sequence ATGCAGGACAAACACCCCCATCCCGATACCACATTCAGCCTTTCTGACGTCACCTTCCGCGTGCCGGGTCGTACGCTGCTCCATCCCCTCTCGTTCACCTTCCCGATGGGGAAAGTCACGGGCCTGATTGGCCACAACGGTTCCGGTAAGTCCACGCTCCTGAAAATGCTTGGCCGCCACCAGAAGCAGTCGGACGGGGAGATCCTGCTTAACGATAGGCCTCTGGACGACTGGAACAGCAAGGCGTTCGCCCGCCAGGTGGCTTATCTTCCGCAGCAGCTGCCTGCCGCAGAAGGCATGACGGTGCGTGAGCTGGTGGCGATAGGACGCTACCCGTGGCACGGGGCGCTAGGGCGCTTTGGCGCGGCGGACCGCGAGCTTGTTGAAGAGGCGATTTCGCTGGTTGGCCTTAAGCCTTTTGCCCACCGTCTGGTGGACAGCCTTTCGGGCGGCGAGCGGCAGCGCGCGTGGATTGCCATGCTGGTCGCCCAGGACAGCCGCTGCCTGCTGCTGGATGAACCCACCTCCGCACTTGATATTGCCCATCAGGTCGACGTGCTGGCGCTGATTCATCGCCTGAGCCAGCAGCGAGGCCTGACGGTGATCGCCGTTCTGCACGACATCAATATGGCCGCCCGCTACTGTGATCATCTGGTGGCGCTGCGCGGTGGGGAAATGATTGCCCAGGGAAATCCGGCTGAGATCATGCAAAGCGAAACGCTGGAGCATATTTACGGCATCCCGATGGGCATCCTGCCACACCCGGCAGGGGCTGCACCGGTGAGCTTCGTTTACTGA
- the fhuD gene encoding Fe(3+)-hydroxamate ABC transporter substrate-binding protein FhuD has product MPEYLNPPVSRRQLLTALALSPLLLKAGFAQAAPVDVSRVVALEWLPVELLLALGVTPMAMADKLNYHAWVGEPKLPERVIDVGLRTEPNLELLTQLKPSLIIYSAGYGPSPDKMARIAPGMGFNFNDGTGKPLSVARKSLVELGVTLGRPQAAAEHLAKFDRFIADMKPRFAARGDTPVLLMTLLDPRHALVVGENSLFQEVMDLLGVKNAWHGETNFWGTAVVGLERLAAIKDADVICFDHNNDAEMEKVMATPLWKAMPFVRQQRFQRVPAVWLYGATLSAMNFTTMLAKAVGSEA; this is encoded by the coding sequence ATGCCTGAATATCTCAATCCCCCTGTGAGCCGTCGTCAGCTGTTGACTGCGCTGGCGCTGTCGCCGCTCCTGCTGAAGGCCGGTTTCGCCCAGGCGGCCCCGGTTGATGTCAGCCGCGTTGTGGCCCTTGAATGGCTGCCCGTTGAGCTCCTGCTTGCGTTAGGCGTCACACCTATGGCGATGGCGGACAAACTAAATTATCACGCCTGGGTAGGCGAACCGAAACTGCCCGAAAGGGTCATTGACGTCGGGCTGCGCACGGAACCGAATCTCGAACTGCTTACCCAGCTGAAACCGTCGCTGATAATCTATTCCGCAGGCTACGGTCCGTCGCCCGATAAAATGGCCCGCATCGCGCCGGGAATGGGGTTTAACTTCAATGATGGAACGGGCAAGCCCCTGAGCGTAGCCCGCAAATCGCTGGTTGAGCTCGGTGTGACGCTGGGCAGACCGCAGGCCGCAGCCGAGCATCTGGCGAAGTTTGACCGTTTTATTGCCGATATGAAGCCGCGCTTTGCCGCACGGGGCGATACGCCGGTGCTGTTGATGACGCTGCTCGACCCCCGCCATGCGCTGGTGGTCGGCGAAAACAGCCTGTTCCAGGAGGTCATGGATCTGCTGGGGGTGAAAAATGCCTGGCATGGCGAAACCAACTTCTGGGGTACGGCGGTGGTCGGCCTTGAGCGGCTTGCCGCCATCAAAGATGCGGACGTTATCTGCTTCGATCACAACAACGATGCCGAAATGGAAAAAGTCATGGCGACCCCGCTGTGGAAAGCGATGCCGTTCGTGCGTCAGCAGCGTTTCCAGCGCGTGCCTGCCGTGTGGCTGTACGGCGCAACCCTCTCCGCCATGAACTTCACAACGATGCTGGCAAAAGCCGTAGGGAGCGAAGCGTGA
- the fhuB gene encoding Fe(3+)-hydroxamate ABC transporter permease FhuB: MRRHHVLFPVVLLALLFIAALWLTLHNLNVQLPSAQWSKAWWQPNIDDISQMLFHYSSLPRLAISLLVGAGLGLVGVLFQQVLRNPLAEPTTLGVASGAQLGVTVATLWALPGGFETQQFAALIGAGVVGLLVFGVAWGKRLSPVTLILAGLVVSLYCGAVNQLLAIFHHDQLQNMFLWSTGALNQTDWSIVNGLWPRLVGGMLLTLLLLRPLTLMGLDDGVARNLGLALSLVRLATLTLAIAMSALLVNAVGIIGFIGLFAPLLAKMLGARRLVARLFLAPLIGALILWLSDQAVIWLTGAWREISTGTVTALIGAPLLLWLLPRLRTVGTPALNAGDNVPAERQHVGWWILVAGGLLALVIVTALTLGRDAHGWNWVNGEMFHDLLPWRWPRMLAALTAGMMLAVAGCVIQRLTGNAMASPEVLGISSGAAFGVVVMLFIVPGNAFGWLFPAGSLGAAITLLVIMIAAGRGGFSPQRMLLAGMALSTAFTMLLMLLMASGDPRMAGILTWISGSTYNVTGEQAVKTLILMVVLFALTPLCRRWLMILPLGGATARAVGMSLTPSRFALLLLAATLTAAATLTVGPLSFVGLMAPHIARMLGFRRAMPQLMMAAFIGGMLMVAADWCGRMVLFPDQIPAGLLATFIGAPYFVYLLRKQSR; encoded by the coding sequence GTGAGGCGTCATCATGTCCTGTTTCCGGTCGTGCTGCTTGCGTTGCTGTTTATCGCGGCCCTCTGGCTGACGCTGCATAACCTGAACGTACAGCTCCCTTCGGCGCAATGGTCAAAAGCCTGGTGGCAGCCGAATATCGACGATATCAGCCAGATGCTGTTCCATTACAGCTCCCTGCCTCGCCTGGCGATTTCGCTGCTGGTCGGGGCCGGGCTGGGGCTGGTGGGCGTGCTGTTCCAGCAGGTATTACGTAACCCCCTTGCCGAACCGACGACCCTTGGCGTGGCGAGCGGCGCGCAGCTCGGCGTTACCGTCGCAACCCTCTGGGCCTTGCCGGGCGGTTTCGAAACGCAACAGTTTGCTGCGCTGATTGGCGCGGGCGTGGTCGGCCTGCTGGTCTTTGGCGTGGCGTGGGGCAAGCGCCTCTCACCGGTCACGTTGATCCTGGCGGGGCTGGTCGTCAGCCTTTACTGCGGCGCGGTGAACCAGCTGCTGGCAATTTTCCACCATGACCAGCTGCAAAATATGTTCCTGTGGAGCACCGGGGCGCTGAACCAGACGGACTGGAGCATCGTTAACGGCCTGTGGCCGCGCCTGGTGGGCGGAATGCTGCTGACGCTCCTGCTGCTGCGTCCGCTTACGCTGATGGGGCTGGATGACGGCGTTGCCCGTAATCTGGGCCTGGCGCTCTCGCTGGTCCGCCTTGCGACGTTAACTCTCGCCATCGCCATGAGTGCCTTACTGGTTAACGCGGTAGGCATCATTGGCTTTATCGGCCTGTTTGCCCCTTTGCTGGCGAAGATGCTCGGCGCCCGACGCCTGGTGGCCCGGCTTTTCCTGGCCCCGCTGATTGGCGCGCTGATCCTCTGGCTTTCGGATCAGGCTGTCATCTGGCTGACCGGCGCGTGGCGTGAAATCTCTACCGGCACGGTTACCGCTCTGATTGGCGCTCCACTGTTGCTGTGGCTGCTGCCGCGCCTGCGTACCGTCGGCACGCCTGCTTTGAATGCGGGGGATAACGTCCCGGCGGAACGCCAGCATGTTGGCTGGTGGATTCTGGTTGCGGGCGGCCTGCTGGCGCTGGTTATCGTCACCGCGCTTACGCTGGGGCGCGATGCCCACGGCTGGAACTGGGTGAACGGCGAAATGTTCCACGACCTGCTGCCGTGGCGCTGGCCGCGTATGCTGGCGGCGCTGACCGCCGGGATGATGCTGGCGGTAGCGGGCTGCGTGATACAGCGCCTGACGGGGAATGCGATGGCCAGCCCCGAAGTGCTGGGGATAAGCTCCGGCGCGGCGTTTGGCGTGGTCGTGATGCTGTTTATCGTACCCGGTAATGCTTTCGGCTGGCTGTTCCCGGCGGGCAGCCTGGGTGCGGCAATCACACTGCTGGTGATCATGATCGCAGCCGGAAGAGGGGGCTTTTCACCGCAGCGCATGCTGCTGGCGGGGATGGCGCTCAGTACCGCGTTTACCATGCTGCTGATGCTGCTGATGGCAAGCGGCGACCCGAGGATGGCGGGGATCCTTACCTGGATTTCTGGTTCGACCTATAACGTCACGGGCGAGCAGGCCGTCAAAACGCTGATTCTGATGGTAGTGCTGTTTGCGCTTACGCCGCTGTGCCGTCGCTGGCTGATGATTCTGCCGCTGGGTGGAGCAACCGCCCGTGCGGTGGGTATGTCGCTGACCCCGTCCCGCTTTGCCCTGCTGCTGCTGGCCGCAACGCTGACCGCTGCCGCTACGCTTACTGTTGGGCCGTTAAGTTTTGTTGGCTTAATGGCACCGCATATTGCCAGGATGCTGGGCTTCAGGCGTGCGATGCCGCAGCTGATGATGGCTGCATTCATTGGTGGCATGCTGATGGTGGCGGCAGACTGGTGCGGAAGGATGGTGCTGTTCCCGGATCAAATCCCTGCCGGGCTGCTGGCGACCTTTATCGGCGCGCCTTACTTTGTTTATCTGCTGCGTAAGCAGAGCCGCTGA